From the genome of Papaver somniferum cultivar HN1 chromosome 2, ASM357369v1, whole genome shotgun sequence, one region includes:
- the LOC113353149 gene encoding uncharacterized protein LOC113353149 isoform X1, with protein sequence MAAASISRTSLFIRNFCKTTKTINTVSHSFSLPTATSSSNFLFQQARISTPRRLRREALFLNTLHPIHSATACLVSKLPTEVSTSTDDASDGLAVNHLSTTST encoded by the exons ATGGCAGCAGCTTCGATTTCTCGAACATCATTATTTATCCGTAATTTCTGTAAAACAACGAAAACTATAAACACTGTTTCTCATTCCTTCTCACTTCCAACTgcaacttcatcttcaaattTCCTCTTTCAACAGGCTCGAATCTCTACTCCTCGAAG gTTAAGAAGAGAAGCATTGTTCCTGAATACCTTGCACCCAATTCACAGCGCGACTGCTTGCCTTGTCTCTAAGCTTCCTACTGAAGTCAGCACATCTACTGACG ACGCAAGTGATGGGCTTGCAGTGAATCATCTTAGTACCACTTCCACTTAG
- the LOC113353149 gene encoding uncharacterized protein LOC113353149 isoform X2, translated as MAAASISRTSLFIRNFCKTTKTINTVSHSFSLPTATSSSNFLFQQARISTPRRLRREALFLNTLHPIHSATACLVSKLPTEVSTSTDGRFANYVSPI; from the exons ATGGCAGCAGCTTCGATTTCTCGAACATCATTATTTATCCGTAATTTCTGTAAAACAACGAAAACTATAAACACTGTTTCTCATTCCTTCTCACTTCCAACTgcaacttcatcttcaaattTCCTCTTTCAACAGGCTCGAATCTCTACTCCTCGAAG gTTAAGAAGAGAAGCATTGTTCCTGAATACCTTGCACCCAATTCACAGCGCGACTGCTTGCCTTGTCTCTAAGCTTCCTACTGAAGTCAGCACATCTACTGACG GTAGGTTTGCCAACTATGTTAGTCCCATCTAA
- the LOC113347442 gene encoding tRNA pseudouridine(38/39) synthase-like isoform X1 has translation MAVEGKDDHSSPLDTPMEVLDGGDAISNLHSELKSLKLRVKELEMENASLLAQISNCHCQKLEKSLSQIVVSNNNSENEERKSGDVELRSNKNSDIQGGIKPIHKIRTRRQERVKKGYMKSLHNYPQRYVALKMMYFGKRLNGFSCEGENPTVESELFEALVTTRLLVVDKSESQYSRCGRTDKGVSSVGQVIALLLRSKLKHTGEHENCKPTQAMYDKEIDYVRVLNRALPNDIRVIGWCPVPSDFHARFSCLSREYKYLFWSTNLDTLSMQKAGTKFVGEHDFRNFCKMDAVNVHHYMRNIIAFDISSCDERSRDSQLWAMTIKGSAFLWHQVRCMVAVLFMIGEGLESPSVIDELLDTNKIPRKPQYVMATELPLVLQSCKFKDLNFICSPDAEQGLMEHLTNEFKTYKLQAAIFLEALLNCSSTNDRGPSVYGKKKATHIPLISRPTEPSYDERLAKHKSRTKS, from the exons ATGGCGGTAGAAGGAAAAGATGACCATTCTTCTCCCCTAGATACTCCGATGGAAGTTCTGGACGGTGGAGATGCCATAAGTAACCTCCATTCCGAGCTGAAATCTCTCAAACTCAGAGTAAAG GAATTAGAGATGGAGAATGCTTCATTGTTGGCCCAGATTTCGAATTGCCACTGTCAAAAG TTAGAAAAGAGTTTGAGTCAAATTGTTGTATCCAACAACAATTCTGAAAATGAGGAGAGAAAGAGTGGAGATGTTGAACTTCGTTCTAATAAGAACTCCGATATACAGGGCGGAATCAAACCCATTCATAAAATTAGAACAAGAAGGCAAGAAAGAGTGAAGA AGGGTTACATGAAGTCGTTGCATAATTATCCCCAGCGATATGTTGCTCTTAAAATGATGTACTTTGGTAAACG GTTAAATGGATTTTCTTGTGAGGGAGAAAATCCAACTGTTGAG TCTGAATTGTTTGAAGCTCTCGTGACGACAAGGCTTCTGGTTGTTGACAAGTCAGAGTCACAATACTCTAGGTGTGGGAGAACAGACAAAGGTGTTTCTTCTGTTGGGCAG GTAATTGCTTTGTTGCTACGGTCAAAACTCAAACACACAGGGGAGCATGAAAACTGCAAGCCCACACAAGCCATGTATG ATAAGGAAATTGACTATGTGAGGGTGCTGAACAGAGCCCTTCCAAATGACATCCGAGTCATTGGCTGGTGTCCCGTTCCTAGTGATTTCCATGCAAG GTTTAGCTGTTTGAGCAGGGAGTACAAGTATCTATTCTGGAGCACAAATCTTGACACCTTG TCGATGCAAAAGGCTGGTACGAAATTTGTCGGGGAGCACGATTTCAGGAACTTCTGTAAGATGGATGCAGTGAATGTGCACCACTACATGCGGAATATTATagcatttgatatttcttcttgcgATGAAAG GTCCAGAGACAGTCAGCTTTGGGCAATGACCATTAAAGGTAGTGCTTTTCTGTGGCACCAGGTCCGCTGCATGGTTGCTGTATTATTTATGATTGGTGAAGGTCTTGAATCCCCTTCT GTGATAGATGAATTACTAGATACAAACAAGATTCCAAGGAAACCGCAGTATGTCATGGCAACTGAGCTTCCATTGGTTCTCCAGTCATGCAAATTCAAAGATCTTAATTTTATCTGTTCACCAG ATGCAGAGCAGGGTTTGATGGAGCACTTAACAAATGAGTtcaaaacttacaaactccaagCTGCTATCTTTCTGGAGGCACTGCTAAACTGCTCTTCTACAAATG ATCGAGGTCCCTCAGTATATGGCAAGAAGAAGGCAACCCACATCCCTCTCATATCACGGCCAACAGAAC CATCCTATGATGAGCGGCTGGCGAAACATAAATCGAGGACAAAATCTTAA
- the LOC113347442 gene encoding tRNA pseudouridine(38/39) synthase-like isoform X2: protein MRRERVEMLNFVLIRTPIYRAESNPFIKLEQEEGYMKSLHNYPQRYVALKMMYFGKRLNGFSCEGENPTVESELFEALVTTRLLVVDKSESQYSRCGRTDKGVSSVGQVIALLLRSKLKHTGEHENCKPTQAMYDKEIDYVRVLNRALPNDIRVIGWCPVPSDFHARFSCLSREYKYLFWSTNLDTLSMQKAGTKFVGEHDFRNFCKMDAVNVHHYMRNIIAFDISSCDERSRDSQLWAMTIKGSAFLWHQVRCMVAVLFMIGEGLESPSVIDELLDTNKIPRKPQYVMATELPLVLQSCKFKDLNFICSPDAEQGLMEHLTNEFKTYKLQAAIFLEALLNCSSTNDRGPSVYGKKKATHIPLISRPTEPSYDERLAKHKSRTKS from the exons ATGAGGAGAGAAAGAGTGGAGATGTTGAACTTCGTTCTAATAAGAACTCCGATATACAGGGCGGAATCAAACCCATTCATAAAATTAGAACAAGAAG AGGGTTACATGAAGTCGTTGCATAATTATCCCCAGCGATATGTTGCTCTTAAAATGATGTACTTTGGTAAACG GTTAAATGGATTTTCTTGTGAGGGAGAAAATCCAACTGTTGAG TCTGAATTGTTTGAAGCTCTCGTGACGACAAGGCTTCTGGTTGTTGACAAGTCAGAGTCACAATACTCTAGGTGTGGGAGAACAGACAAAGGTGTTTCTTCTGTTGGGCAG GTAATTGCTTTGTTGCTACGGTCAAAACTCAAACACACAGGGGAGCATGAAAACTGCAAGCCCACACAAGCCATGTATG ATAAGGAAATTGACTATGTGAGGGTGCTGAACAGAGCCCTTCCAAATGACATCCGAGTCATTGGCTGGTGTCCCGTTCCTAGTGATTTCCATGCAAG GTTTAGCTGTTTGAGCAGGGAGTACAAGTATCTATTCTGGAGCACAAATCTTGACACCTTG TCGATGCAAAAGGCTGGTACGAAATTTGTCGGGGAGCACGATTTCAGGAACTTCTGTAAGATGGATGCAGTGAATGTGCACCACTACATGCGGAATATTATagcatttgatatttcttcttgcgATGAAAG GTCCAGAGACAGTCAGCTTTGGGCAATGACCATTAAAGGTAGTGCTTTTCTGTGGCACCAGGTCCGCTGCATGGTTGCTGTATTATTTATGATTGGTGAAGGTCTTGAATCCCCTTCT GTGATAGATGAATTACTAGATACAAACAAGATTCCAAGGAAACCGCAGTATGTCATGGCAACTGAGCTTCCATTGGTTCTCCAGTCATGCAAATTCAAAGATCTTAATTTTATCTGTTCACCAG ATGCAGAGCAGGGTTTGATGGAGCACTTAACAAATGAGTtcaaaacttacaaactccaagCTGCTATCTTTCTGGAGGCACTGCTAAACTGCTCTTCTACAAATG ATCGAGGTCCCTCAGTATATGGCAAGAAGAAGGCAACCCACATCCCTCTCATATCACGGCCAACAGAAC CATCCTATGATGAGCGGCTGGCGAAACATAAATCGAGGACAAAATCTTAA
- the LOC113347444 gene encoding DNA-directed RNA polymerase II subunit 4-like, which translates to MSEQEEENAAELKIGEEFLKAKCLMNCEVALILDRKFDQLQAMSSDPMSQVSQVFEKSQQYVKRFSRYKNADAVRQVREILSRYQLAEFELCVLGNLCPETADEAKAMVPSITTKERGCTDENIEKMLNDLSLIKKFE; encoded by the exons ATGTCAGAACAAGAGGAAGAAAATGCCGCTGAGCTAAAAATTGGAGAAG AATTTTTGAAGGCCAAGTGTTTGATGAATTGTGAAGTTGCTCTCATTCTTGATCGTAAATTTGATCAGCTTCAAGCAATGTCTAGTGATCCAATGAGTCAAGTTTCTCA AGTGTTTGAGAAGTCGCAGCAGTATGTCAAGCGCTTTAGCCGTTACAAAAATGCTGATGCTGTTAGACAAGTTCGAGA AATCCTAAGTAGATACCAGTTGGCTGAGTTTGAG CTTTGTGTACTTGGAAACTTGTGCCCTGAAACTGCAGATGAAGCTAAAGCTATGGTTCCGTCTATTACG ACCAAGGAAAGAGGTTGCACAGACGAAAATATCGAGAAGATGTTGAAtgacctttcattgatcaaaaaaTTTGAATGA
- the LOC113347443 gene encoding probable 20S rRNA accumulation protein 4, whose translation MGEVILGMPGPWAENYCELADHYTTKIGGLPDWPVEVSIRPDLLECRVCGSSTCLVIQLYAPISHASLTIEERILYVFGCANPKCAHDPLSWRAIRLQKSPNEEEPKAPIQEVSPSAVSAGPTSKSNYLDLSQNDSDEEDLDDVDLEELGRLLSEASSQASNSKKQNGHQQKRNHQQPESVRKIRLAESDRPVIPCFYIYSQKESSSGGVGSVGTSLASLDLTDNRNEDHNEEEAWEEEGYEYDRALHVDRTYLKFMKRMNAFPEQCFRYSYGGKPLLATREIEKPGKCVICDGPQHYEMQLMPPLLFFLREACDSSTQYPEDWNWMTLITYTCSKSCSSQLDEKKSSRNGWTVAEEYVVLQFEEPLQLSSGAGYLSK comes from the exons ATGGGTGAAGTAATACTGGGCATGCCAGGTCCGTGGGCAGAGAATTATTGTGAATTAGCTGATCACTACACCACAAAGATTGGTGGACTACCT GATTGGCCTGTTGAAGTCAGTATCAGACCTGACCTGCTCGAGTGTCGTGTATGTGGAAGTAGTACGTGCCTTGTTATTCAG cttTATGCTCCTATTTCCCATGCTAGTTTGACTATTGAAGAGCGCATATTATACGTTTTCGGTTGTGCAAACCCAAAATGCGCACACGACCCTCTGAG CTGGCGGGCTATTAGGTTACAAAAGTCTCCCAATGAGGAGGAACCGAAGGCTCCTATTCAGGAAGTTTCTCCTTCTGCAGTGTCTGCTGGCCCGACTTCGAAGTCCAACTATCTGGACTTGTCGCAGAATGACTCTGATGAAGAGGATCTTGATGATGTGGATCTTGAGGAGCTGGGTCGCTTACTGTCTGAAGCTTCAAGCCAAGCTTCCAATTCCAAGAAACAAAATGGCCATCAACAGAAAAGAAATCATCAGCAACCCGAATCAGTAAGGAAAATTAGACTGGCTGAGTCCGATAGGCCAG TGATACCTTGCTTTTATATATACTCCCAAAAAGAATCATCATCAGGGGGTGTTGGTAGTGTTGGGACTAGCTTGGCCTCACTTGATCTCACGGATAACAGAAATGAAGACCACAATGAGGAAGAAGCATGGGAAGAAGAAGGTTATGAGTACGATAGAGCTTTACACGTTGATAGGACATACTTGAAGTTCATGAAGCGGATGAATGCATTTCCTGAGCAATGCTTTAG GTACTCATATGGGGGAAAACCACTTTTGGCTACAAGGGAAATAGAAAAACCTGGGAAGTGTGTGATTTGTGATGGAccacaacattatgagatgcaGCTGATGCCGCCCTTATTGTTTTTTCTACGCGAAGCATGTGATTCGTCGACACAGTATCCGGAAGATTGGAACTGGATGACACTCATCACTTATACTTGTTCTAAG AGTTGTTCTAGTCAACTTGATGAAAAAAAGTCGAGCAGAAATGGCTGGACTGTGGCAGAGGAGTATGTTGTATTGCAATTTGAGGAACCCTTGCAACTTTCGAGTGGAGCTGGTTACTTATCCAAGTAA
- the LOC113350870 gene encoding uncharacterized protein LOC113350870, translating into MYARVFKFGSHRRKPILQASYKYFNTSNHDRNLSQGSSVYNNTSGFGRHYELRFFGSDSGGGDGNKGGVKQNTSLSEAYTRLAEEDQKEWLHNKLLTAAIKSKQVPPFVSKKERFKKEFLRRILPWEQIAVSLDTFPYYINENSKKLLLECAASHLKHKDVTGSYGNRLASSSGRIRLQSIPGTELYRERLVKALARELQVPLLVLDSSVLAPFDFSKDESELDEPAEECSSQSDAEEDNDASNEDEIASSNGGKQKILRAFIPFSSEEFAKIMSGESILRSVTVQSPKHAKRPLRKGDRVKYIGDSMIIEDDKRPLPTGQCGEVYQVNGGRVAVVLDSTSHEEADEAAEPSVYWIPSEHIEHDPEDCNIAIDTLHEVLSSSEPLIVYFPDSSQWLSRAVPKSNCDEFVQKVEQMFEQLSPPIVLICGENKVETGSKEKEKFTMVLPNFGRLALPLSLKSLTAEMEATKRPEYEDLSKLFTNVLCVHSPKEDELLRVFSKQVEEDRKIMISRSNLDELYKALEDHELSCTDLLHVKSDDVNLTKQKAEKVIGWARNHYLSTCDCPCVEGARLNLPRESLEVALSRLKEQEMSTKKSSQNLKSFAKDEYESNFVSAVVPADEIGVRFDDIGALEEVKKTLNELVTLPMRRPELFSHGNLLRPCKGILLFGPPGTGKTLLAKALATEAGANFISITGSTLTSKWFGDAEKLTKALFSFASKLAPVIIFVDEVDSLLGARGGANEHEATRRMRNEFMAAWDGLRTKDSQRILILGATNRPFDLDDAVIRRLPRRIYIDLPDAGNRMKILTIFLAQENLEPGFKFDELAKTTEGYSGSDLKNLCIAAAYRPVQELLEEEKKSGANNPSQILRSLKLEDFIEAKAKVGASVAYDATSMNELRKWNEQYGEGGSRSKSPFGIDLD; encoded by the exons ATGTATGCCAGGGTGTTTAAGTTTGGAAGTCACAGAAGGAAACCAATTCTTCAAGCATCGTACAAGTATTTCAATACCTCTAACCATGATAGAAATCTATCACAGGGTTCTTCTGTCTATAATAATACTAGTGGGTTTGGGAGACATTATGAGTTAAGGTTTTTTGGGTCTGATagcggtggtggtgatggaaatAAGGGTGGGGTTAAACAGAATACTAGTCTTTCTGAGGCGTATACTCGGCTTGCAGAAGAAGACCAAAAAGAATGGCTGCATAATAAGTTATTAACAGCTGCCATTAAAAGCAAACAAGTACCTCCATTTGTATCCAAAAAGGAAAGATTCAAGAAGGAGTTCTTGAGAAGAATACTTCCATGGGAGCAAATTGCAGTCTCATTGGACACGTTTCCCTACTACATTAA TGAAAACTCGAAAAAGTTACTGTTGGAATGCGCTGCTTCTCATTTGAAACATAAAGATGTTACCGGGTCTTATGGTAATCGGTTGGCATCTTCAAGTGGTAGAATACGGCTTCAGAGTATCCCAG GGACTGAGCTTTATCGAGAAAGATTGGTCAAGGCACTTGCGCGAGAATTACAAGTGCCCCTATTGGTGCTTGATAGTAGTGTTCTTGCCCCTTTT GATTTTAGCAAAGACGAGAGTGAGTTGGATGAGCCTGCGGAAGAGTGTTCTTCACAGTCTGATGCGGAAGAGGATAATGATGCAAGCAACGAAGATGAAATTGCAAGCAGCAATGGGGGGAAGCAGAAAATCCTTAGGGCATTCATCCCATTCAGTTCTGAGGAATTTGCAAAA ATAATGTCTGGAGAAAGTATATTACGATCTGTGACTGTGCAGTCACCAAAGCATGCTAAAAGGCCACTTAGAAAAG GAGATCGAGTGAAGTATATTGGTGATTCTATGATTATTGAAGATGATAAAAG GCCTTTACCAACTGGTCAGTGTGGGGAAGTGTATCAAGTGAATGGCGGCAGAGTAGCTGTAGTTTTGGATTCTACAAGTCATGAAGAAGCAGATGAAGCTGCAGAACCATCGGTTTATTGGATACCTT CTGAGCACATTGAACATGATCCTGAAGATTGTAACATTGCCATAGACACACTGCATGAG GTTTTGTCATCCTCGGAGCCCCTTATTGTCTACTTTCCAGACTCTTCTCAATGGTTGTCGAGGGCAGTTCCCAAGTCAAATTGTGACGAATTTGTTCAAAAGGTGGAGCAAATGTTTGAGCAGCTGTCACCACCTATTGTTTTGATCTGTGGGGAAAACAAGGTTGAAACAGGGTCAAAGGAGAAAGAGAAATTT ACGATGGTACTTCCTAATTTTGGTCGTCTTGCGCTG CCTCTCTCGCTGAAGAGTTTAACGGCGgaaatggaagcaacaaagaGACCAGAATATGAGGATCTGTCTAAGCTCTTCACCAATGTTCTATGTGTTCATTCTCCTAAG GAAGATGAACTGCTTAGGGTGTTCAGTAAACAGGTTGAGGAAGACAGGAAAATTATGATATCAAGGAGTAATCTAGACGAATTGTACAAA GCTCTGGAAGACCACGAGCTATCATGTACGGATCTTTTGCATGTTAAATCTGATGATGTGAATCTAACAAAACAGA AGGCTGAGAAAGTCATTGGGTGGGCTCGAAATCATTATTTATCAACCTGCGACTGTCCATGTGTAGAGGGTGCAAGATTAAATCTGCCACGTGAAAG TCTGGAGGTTGCACTTTCAAGGTTAAAGGAACAGGAGATGTCAACGAAGAAATCCTCGCAAAATCTCAAG AGTTTTGCTAAGGATGAGTACGAGAGCAACTTCGTTTCAGCTGTGGTCCCAGCAGATGAAATTGGTGTCCGCTTCGATGATATAGGTGCacttgaagaagtgaaaaagACATTGAATGAACTTGTGACTCTCCCAATGAGGAGGCCTGAGCTTTTCTCTCATGGAAATTTGTTGAGG CCATGCAAAGGGATACTACTTTTCGGTCCTCCAGGAACTGGAAAAACTCTTCTGGCCAAAGCACTTGCAACTGAAGCAGGAGCTAATTTTATTAGTATCACTGGTTCGACCCTTACATCAAAG TGGTTTGGAGATGCTGAGAAATTGACCAAGGCTCTTTTCTCCTTCGCGAGCAAGCTAGCGCCTGTTATCATATTTgttgatgag GTTGATAGCTTACTTGGTGCTCGTGGGGGTGCAAATGAGCATGAGGCCACCAGAAGAATGCGCAATGAGTTTATGGCAGCCTGGGATGGACTGAGGACAAAAGACAGCCAAAGAATCCTCATCCTTGGAGCAACAAATCGTCCTTTCGACCTTGATGATGCTGTTATACGACGTTTGCCAAGAAG GATTTACATTGACTTACCTGATGCTGGTAACCGAATGAAGATTTTAACAATATTTCTTGCTCAAGAAAACCTGGAACCTGGCTTCAAGTTTGATGAACTTGCGAAGACCACGGAAGGATACTCTGGAAGTGATTTGAAG AACCTCTGTATTGCAGCTGCCTATAGGCCTGTTCAAGAATtactggaagaagaaaaaaag AGCGGCGCAAATAATCCATCTCAAATATTAAGGTCCCTTAAATTGGAGGATTTCATCGAGGCAAAAGCTAAG GTTGGCGCATCAGTTGCATATGACGCTACAAGCATGAATGAGTTGAGGAAATGGAATGAACAATATGGAGAAGGTGGGAGCAGGTCAAAGTCTCCGTTTGGCATCGACCTGGACTGA